In Tuberibacillus sp. Marseille-P3662, the following proteins share a genomic window:
- a CDS encoding heavy metal translocating P-type ATPase: MEANLEQQTPKRNSFKPPSYFKKLQDHSELIAALAAGILIVTGWLVGQSDMLAWPVFALAYVVGGYYKAKEGIHETIKEKHLNVELLMIIAALGAALIGHWGEGAMLILIFAVSGTLESYTMDRTSKELSSLMSLQPQTARLITANSEQRVSIESVCIDDRIRIKPGERIPCDGVIEGGQTSVNEAAITGESAPITKQGNDSVLAGTINLDGMAVIRVTKTHSETLFSKILTLVQDAQEEQAPTQRFIDRFEKHYVNIVLIAVALMMVLPPFAIGWGWEETLYRAMILLVVASPCAVVASSTPAVLSAISYGARQGILFKGGYYLESMSHLKAVAFDKTGTLTAGEPKVETSIWASNANQLQVMAAVGAIEYQSTHPLATAITDFIVRETGIHDLPDVEWIRNVPGYGVEGKVGADTYKIGNADFMDESMVNQFVTAYQIDHGGEEITVFVEKNDQIVGYLGLKDHIRPEAKKAIERMHRLGIYTIMITGDNERTARTIAEEAGVSNYISGCLPDQKVDVIKDIQNQYGKTAMIGDGINDTPALATASIGIGMGSGTDAALETADIVLVKNKLEKVALSMSLARRLNKIVKQNLVFASSVIVLLILSNFVQFLDMTAGVIGHEGSTILVILNSLRMLRG; the protein is encoded by the coding sequence ATGGAAGCCAATTTGGAACAACAGACGCCTAAGCGCAATTCGTTTAAGCCGCCTTCATATTTTAAGAAACTACAAGATCATAGTGAACTCATAGCCGCACTAGCCGCTGGTATTTTGATTGTAACCGGATGGCTAGTCGGACAATCTGACATGTTAGCGTGGCCTGTTTTTGCCTTAGCCTATGTTGTCGGCGGTTATTATAAAGCGAAAGAAGGGATTCATGAAACAATTAAGGAGAAACACCTTAATGTTGAATTACTCATGATTATAGCTGCTCTTGGCGCCGCATTGATTGGTCATTGGGGAGAAGGGGCCATGTTGATTTTAATTTTTGCTGTCAGCGGCACCCTTGAAAGCTATACAATGGACAGAACATCAAAAGAATTATCGTCACTTATGTCATTACAACCGCAAACAGCCCGGTTAATAACGGCTAACTCTGAACAGAGGGTCTCCATAGAGTCCGTTTGTATTGACGACCGAATCCGTATCAAACCAGGTGAACGAATCCCTTGTGATGGTGTCATCGAAGGCGGCCAAACAAGTGTTAATGAAGCGGCAATCACCGGAGAGTCCGCTCCGATTACGAAGCAAGGAAATGATAGTGTTCTCGCGGGTACCATCAATTTAGACGGCATGGCTGTTATACGCGTGACCAAGACCCATTCAGAAACCTTGTTTAGTAAAATTCTCACATTGGTACAAGATGCCCAAGAAGAGCAAGCACCGACACAACGTTTTATCGACCGATTTGAAAAACACTATGTTAATATCGTTTTAATCGCGGTTGCTCTTATGATGGTCCTTCCACCCTTTGCTATTGGTTGGGGGTGGGAAGAGACCCTATACCGTGCGATGATTTTGCTCGTTGTCGCATCCCCTTGCGCGGTTGTTGCCTCCTCAACGCCCGCTGTATTATCAGCGATCTCCTATGGAGCACGACAAGGGATTTTATTTAAGGGCGGTTATTATCTAGAAAGTATGAGTCATCTAAAAGCCGTTGCTTTTGATAAAACAGGCACGTTGACAGCAGGTGAACCAAAAGTCGAAACAAGTATTTGGGCCAGTAACGCCAATCAATTGCAAGTCATGGCGGCTGTCGGAGCGATTGAATATCAATCCACACACCCTTTAGCAACCGCGATTACAGATTTTATTGTTCGTGAGACTGGTATACACGATTTGCCTGATGTTGAATGGATTCGAAACGTTCCCGGATACGGTGTGGAAGGCAAAGTTGGTGCGGATACTTATAAAATAGGGAATGCTGACTTCATGGATGAAAGCATGGTCAATCAATTTGTGACGGCCTATCAAATTGATCATGGAGGCGAAGAGATCACCGTTTTCGTGGAAAAAAACGACCAAATAGTGGGTTATTTAGGTTTAAAAGATCACATCCGACCCGAAGCTAAAAAAGCCATTGAGCGCATGCATCGACTCGGTATTTATACGATTATGATCACCGGTGACAATGAACGGACCGCTCGCACCATTGCCGAGGAAGCAGGCGTATCCAACTATATTTCAGGATGTCTTCCTGATCAAAAAGTTGATGTGATTAAAGATATCCAGAACCAATACGGAAAAACAGCCATGATCGGCGATGGGATTAATGACACACCGGCACTCGCAACAGCGTCCATTGGCATCGGGATGGGAAGCGGTACAGACGCAGCCCTAGAGACAGCCGATATTGTCCTTGTCAAAAATAAATTGGAAAAAGTAGCTTTGTCTATGTCATTGGCACGTAGGCTGAACAAAATTGTTAAACAAAATCTCGTGTTTGCCTCAAGTGTGATTGTCTTGCTCATTCTATCGAACTTTGTTCAATTTCTCGATATGACAGCAGGTGTCATCGGACACGAGGGCAGTACCATTCTCGTCATCTTAAATAGTTTGCGGATGCTGCGTGGTTAA
- a CDS encoding FMN-binding glutamate synthase family protein: MEWLNFILIAVVFLLIFAPLAFSIFLRMLDKNQQQHSILRNFPLLGKARYLIEKVGPEMRQYLFDDDHEGKPFSREDYQHIVLPAKYQNNMIGFGSKREFDSQGYYVKNAMFPKQREEMRVDNSDLIETKKYEIDEDGLFKRKEHRKKDTVKPWLLPEEDAVVIGPGCREPFKVRGLIGMSGMSYGSLGERAITALSKGLGMSHGTWMNTGEGGLSPYHLEGDVDIIMQVGPGLFGVRTKDGELDWDELKHKADLKQVKAIELKLGQGAKTRGGHLDGSKVSPKIAEIRRIEPYKTVDSPNRFNEFQDYQSMFAFINQVRDVTGLPVGIKLVVGGESEVEDLAENMKIHEVGPDFITVDGSEGGTGATYQELADGVGLPIRAAVPIVDDMMRKHGVRDRVKIIASGKMFTADRVAMILSMGADLVNIARAFMITVGCIMALRCHTNTCPVGVATTDDELQQGLVIEEKSYRVLNYLVTLREGLYNVAAASGLDSPTQFSQGHVVFKDERGQTVEV; encoded by the coding sequence ATGGAATGGTTGAATTTTATTCTAATTGCCGTCGTTTTCTTGCTTATTTTTGCGCCATTGGCGTTTTCAATCTTTTTGCGTATGTTGGATAAAAACCAACAACAGCATTCAATTTTAAGAAACTTTCCGTTGCTGGGGAAAGCCCGCTATCTGATTGAGAAAGTCGGTCCGGAAATGCGGCAATATTTATTTGATGATGATCATGAAGGCAAGCCTTTTTCGCGTGAAGACTATCAACATATTGTTCTACCAGCTAAATATCAAAATAATATGATTGGTTTTGGTTCCAAGCGCGAATTTGATAGTCAAGGCTATTATGTTAAAAATGCCATGTTTCCCAAACAAAGGGAAGAAATGCGCGTTGATAACAGTGACTTGATTGAAACAAAAAAATATGAAATTGATGAAGATGGGTTGTTCAAGCGCAAAGAGCATCGTAAGAAAGATACGGTCAAGCCGTGGTTATTACCGGAAGAAGATGCGGTTGTGATTGGCCCGGGATGTCGGGAACCTTTTAAAGTCAGAGGGCTGATCGGCATGTCGGGGATGAGTTATGGCTCCTTGGGAGAACGGGCGATCACAGCCTTGTCCAAAGGACTAGGCATGAGTCATGGCACGTGGATGAATACTGGGGAAGGCGGTCTTTCACCCTATCATTTGGAAGGCGATGTTGATATCATTATGCAGGTCGGTCCAGGGTTGTTTGGCGTCCGGACAAAAGACGGTGAACTTGATTGGGATGAATTGAAGCATAAGGCTGACTTAAAGCAAGTCAAAGCGATTGAGTTAAAACTCGGACAAGGTGCAAAAACGCGGGGCGGCCATCTGGATGGCAGTAAGGTGTCCCCGAAAATCGCTGAGATTCGCCGGATTGAACCTTATAAAACAGTTGATAGCCCAAACCGATTTAACGAGTTTCAAGACTATCAATCTATGTTCGCCTTCATTAACCAAGTTCGTGATGTGACGGGACTGCCGGTTGGTATTAAATTAGTTGTTGGCGGAGAATCGGAAGTTGAAGATTTGGCGGAAAATATGAAAATTCATGAGGTTGGTCCTGATTTTATTACCGTTGACGGCAGTGAAGGCGGGACGGGAGCCACTTATCAAGAATTGGCTGACGGTGTAGGGTTGCCGATCCGGGCTGCCGTGCCGATTGTCGATGACATGATGAGAAAACATGGTGTTCGTGATCGTGTCAAGATCATAGCTTCCGGAAAAATGTTTACTGCTGACCGGGTTGCCATGATTTTAAGCATGGGGGCTGATCTTGTCAATATTGCGCGTGCCTTTATGATCACCGTTGGTTGTATTATGGCTCTACGTTGTCATACCAACACCTGTCCAGTCGGCGTGGCGACGACTGATGATGAATTGCAGCAAGGATTGGTTATTGAAGAGAAATCGTACAGGGTGCTGAACTATCTTGTGACCTTGCGCGAAGGATTGTATAACGTTGCGGCTGCGTCCGGATTGGATTCTCCAACGCAGTTCAGTCAAGGCCATGTCGTATTTAAAGACGAGCGCGGGCAAACGGTAGAGGTTTAA
- a CDS encoding acylphosphatase — translation MKRMHIIVHGRVQGVGFRFFTQQQAEENNIKGWVRNKPDGTVEAEAEGEPQKLDTFISNIKAGSPFSKVTDVHLQEINHLKNYKQFSTVH, via the coding sequence ATGAAGCGAATGCACATCATTGTCCATGGCCGCGTGCAAGGTGTTGGATTCCGATTTTTCACACAACAGCAAGCTGAAGAGAACAATATAAAAGGCTGGGTACGGAACAAGCCCGACGGAACCGTGGAGGCTGAGGCTGAAGGTGAACCGCAGAAGCTCGACACGTTTATCAGCAATATCAAAGCAGGCAGTCCTTTTTCTAAAGTCACAGACGTTCATCTTCAAGAAATCAATCACTTAAAAAACTATAAACAATTTTCAACAGTTCATTAA
- a CDS encoding TlpA family protein disulfide reductase yields the protein MKLRDEMPELEGETTWFNGEVNKSDLIGDKPTLIHFWSVSCGLCKEAMPQVNEFRDEYQDQLNVVAVHMPRSEKDLDVDQIKEVADQYNITQPIFVDNEHKLTDAFDNQYVPAYYVFDENGQLRHTQAGGKGMKMLTKRVNRVLGNK from the coding sequence ATGAAATTACGCGATGAAATGCCTGAATTAGAGGGCGAAACAACTTGGTTCAACGGTGAGGTCAATAAATCGGATCTTATTGGCGATAAACCAACACTTATTCACTTTTGGTCTGTAAGCTGTGGCCTTTGTAAAGAAGCGATGCCGCAAGTGAATGAATTCCGTGACGAATACCAGGATCAATTGAATGTCGTCGCCGTCCATATGCCGCGATCTGAAAAGGATTTGGACGTTGATCAAATTAAAGAGGTTGCTGATCAATATAACATCACCCAACCCATTTTCGTTGATAATGAGCATAAGTTAACGGATGCCTTTGACAATCAATATGTACCTGCCTATTATGTTTTTGACGAAAACGGTCAACTGCGCCATACTCAAGCCGGTGGTAAGGGCATGAAAATGTTAACCAAACGTGTCAACAGAGTACTAGGAAATAAATAA
- a CDS encoding MFS transporter, whose protein sequence is MSKTVSPQTRYWMLVGAVFVSGASQGMLLPLLSVLFEQQDVSSDLNGLNAAGFYLGIILASPFIEKPLQKYGYKPVLMTGLFTLALTLFLFPVWHHFWFWFFLRLVAGASDNMLHLAAQVWITFSSPKESKGRNIAIYGLSFAAGFAVGPILVNLLSLGTWVPFITAGSGCLALLTVLSLLDNDYPHTYAQETGPVLKRYKKVFILGWGGLVTTFGYGFLEASLNGNFPIVAMRQGIDVASISYILPAFVAGSLITQIPLASLSDKIGRRRVILFVTLFGTLSFIGGVLFPGHPIALACVFLISGMAIGSLYSMGMTYISDLLPGSYLPLGNLLAGVSFSIGSMLGPLIGGLMIRIMPSGGFFLGISTILFLIFIAIVIMPQRTSQDSEA, encoded by the coding sequence ATGTCTAAAACAGTTTCCCCACAAACAAGATATTGGATGCTTGTCGGAGCGGTCTTTGTCTCCGGGGCTTCACAGGGAATGCTGCTGCCATTACTTTCCGTCTTATTTGAACAACAAGACGTATCATCTGACTTGAACGGTTTAAATGCCGCCGGGTTTTACCTTGGAATTATTTTAGCTTCACCTTTCATAGAAAAACCCTTGCAAAAATATGGGTACAAACCTGTCCTTATGACAGGGCTGTTCACTTTAGCTCTCACACTATTTCTGTTTCCTGTTTGGCATCATTTCTGGTTTTGGTTCTTTTTAAGATTGGTTGCCGGTGCCAGCGATAACATGCTGCATTTAGCTGCCCAAGTGTGGATTACCTTTTCTAGTCCAAAGGAATCAAAGGGTCGAAACATTGCCATTTACGGGCTGTCATTTGCGGCTGGATTTGCCGTCGGTCCCATCCTCGTCAATTTATTAAGTCTGGGAACATGGGTTCCATTTATCACGGCAGGTAGCGGATGTCTTGCTTTGTTAACAGTACTATCGCTGCTTGATAATGATTACCCACATACCTATGCTCAAGAAACCGGGCCTGTTCTCAAACGGTATAAAAAAGTGTTCATACTTGGTTGGGGGGGTCTAGTAACCACATTTGGCTACGGTTTTTTGGAGGCTTCCCTTAACGGCAACTTTCCCATCGTTGCCATGAGACAAGGAATTGATGTTGCAAGCATTAGTTATATTTTACCCGCTTTTGTCGCGGGCAGCTTGATCACGCAAATACCTTTAGCCTCACTTAGTGATAAGATTGGACGCAGACGGGTTATATTATTTGTGACCTTATTTGGCACACTAAGCTTTATAGGTGGTGTCTTGTTCCCGGGTCATCCCATTGCTCTAGCATGCGTGTTTCTTATATCGGGCATGGCGATTGGATCCTTATACTCAATGGGCATGACCTACATCAGTGATTTGTTACCGGGATCATACTTACCATTGGGGAATCTTTTAGCAGGGGTCAGCTTTAGTATCGGGAGTATGTTGGGCCCGCTTATCGGTGGTCTGATGATCCGCATCATGCCTAGCGGTGGTTTTTTCCTAGGCATATCCACTATATTATTCTTGATTTTTATCGCAATAGTCATCATGCCACAACGAACAAGCCAAGACTCTGAAGCGTAG
- a CDS encoding VanZ family protein, translating into MQEVAQAPIIRKRIKRFAACIFFTYIAILLYLTLFTYNYYVYGKSVNLVVFDSIKLMLDSGNPWLMIKNILGNVALFVPFGLLVPLIFKSVRPFIISFIIAFGSSLLIEAMQFEFAKRIFDIDDILLNTIGAVLGWILFKILYGLYRLVFYVIYHR; encoded by the coding sequence ATGCAGGAAGTTGCACAGGCCCCAATCATTCGTAAGCGTATCAAACGATTTGCTGCCTGTATTTTCTTTACTTATATAGCAATTTTATTGTATTTAACTTTATTTACATATAATTATTATGTCTATGGTAAATCAGTCAACTTGGTTGTATTTGATAGCATTAAATTAATGTTAGACAGTGGTAATCCCTGGCTGATGATTAAAAATATCTTGGGGAATGTGGCTTTATTTGTGCCGTTTGGACTCCTTGTACCGCTTATATTTAAAAGTGTTCGCCCTTTTATCATTAGTTTTATTATAGCGTTTGGCAGTAGTCTTTTAATTGAAGCCATGCAATTTGAGTTTGCCAAACGAATTTTTGACATTGATGACATTCTGTTGAACACGATCGGAGCGGTGTTAGGGTGGATTTTATTCAAAATATTATATGGGTTATACAGGTTAGTGTTTTATGTGATTTACCATCGGTAG